TCTATACTTATGTTTTGAAGTAATAAGACTACTATTAATTGAAGTTACAACCTCATTTGCTATTTCACTTAAATTTCCATAATGTTCAGTATCAATTGATTCTTGATCAACAATTGCACTTTGTCCCCATCTTAATGGAGAGTGTAATCTATCTATGTGTTTTTTTCTATAAAAACCACTTCCATCATGTAAATTTAATACAAGTTTAACTTCATCAGAAGTGATGTATTCTTTTATTCTTTGGATTGAGTCATAATCAGGATCTGTAGAAGATATTTTTGCAAACTTTCTATTCATATCTCCAAAAGGTCCTCTATCTCTTTTAATAATAGAATAGAAATTTAGATTAGGAACAACCCAAACAGAACCTTTCTTAATCTTATAATGAGTAGTAATTAGTGATGCTGCCATAAATCCACCTGGCTCATCTCCTTGAATACCACCAATAATTAGTAAGGTATTATTATCTTCTTTCCCTTTTTTAATAAAGTCAAAATCAAAATCATGACTATCAGCATAAATATTTTGTGAAAGCAGAAGTAGTAAAAAAAGTTTAAATAATCTTAACATGCCAAGGTTCATACCTTACACCATCCTTATTGTTAACTGTATATCTCATATCTATATATTTTAATTTTCTCATTTTGAAGAATTCATCTGTTAATGCAAATCTCGATGAGAAATTAGCTTTTCCAAAACCTTTTTTACCAACATCAAAATCTGCAATGCTATGATAAGTATATGCAGGAGGTGCTAAAGATTTAGAGGCATCTGTTAGATTACCATCTACACTATGTACTTTATCTAAAAAAAGTTTAGTTTGCTTTACGATACTTCTTACACCTGAAGTTAAAGTCAAACTTTCTCCAATATCATCAATCATTTGATAATAAGTCTCTTCGGGATGTCCTTTAAATAAATAGTGTCCTGTATAAGGGATTTTCCTAACATCTTTTTTATTTATAGAATCAGTAATATTTTGAGAAATTCTTTTACCATAAAAACCATGAATAGAAGGATCATAATAAAAAATTGATTCTAAAAAATCTAACTCTTTTTTAGTAAACTCATCCATCTTACTAGAGTGTCTTGCAACTTTTAACATATAATCAAAGTCAATAATATTAAAGTTTCCATAACCAACATGTCTTTGTACAAGATTAATTTTCTTTCTAACACTTTGGAACTCTTTTAAAAACTTCTCTTCTATAAAAACATCTTCAATAATCGTTTTATTTTTTCTAGCAATAGAAGAGTTATTAGTATCTTTTGTATTAATTTGTAAAGAGTCTTTTACTTCACCTATATACTCTTCTTCACTTAATACATACTCATCTTTATTTCTATCTATTTCTTCTAGCTCACTATCTTTATTTCCAAAGATATTGTTAATTATTTTCTCAAAACTACTATCAAAAGTATCTGTTTTTGCAAATAAATTTGAAGTTCCAAATAATGAAGCTAATGCTGTTGATTTTAAAAAATCTCTTCTTTTCATCTTTATGTCCTAAAGCACCATTTTAATATCTTTATGATCGCCTAACATTTTGTAAATCTCTTTCCTATCATCTTCATTATGAACAATTAACTCTAAAGAATA
The Arcobacter sp. CECT 8983 genome window above contains:
- a CDS encoding M15 family metallopeptidase, which translates into the protein MKRRDFLKSTALASLFGTSNLFAKTDTFDSSFEKIINNIFGNKDSELEEIDRNKDEYVLSEEEYIGEVKDSLQINTKDTNNSSIARKNKTIIEDVFIEEKFLKEFQSVRKKINLVQRHVGYGNFNIIDFDYMLKVARHSSKMDEFTKKELDFLESIFYYDPSIHGFYGKRISQNITDSINKKDVRKIPYTGHYLFKGHPEETYYQMIDDIGESLTLTSGVRSIVKQTKLFLDKVHSVDGNLTDASKSLAPPAYTYHSIADFDVGKKGFGKANFSSRFALTDEFFKMRKLKYIDMRYTVNNKDGVRYEPWHVKII